tatatactgttatgaatttattgaaattggccatttcgatgacgagaattaaatattgagtatgtgatttaatttgtacaatttgaggtgtgattattgtacgtggttttaacatggtgtttgttaaaacctTTTtgcttcggacgtgtttataaaatatgacatgtatatgatatagcagattatatatatatattgtataaatggtaaataggtacatatatatatatagtttgctatataatatactgttatgattttatcatgatgatgtcattttgatgacgagattgtatatcgagcatgtgattttgatttgtacattatgatgtgtgattattgtacgtgattttaacatggagattgttaaaatgttgatttgtcttcggacttgatttttgtacaatatgatgtgagattattgtacgtaattttaacatggatattgttaaaatgttgatttgtcttcggacttgatttttgtacaatatgatgtgagactattgtacgtgattttaacatggagactgttaaaatgttgatttgtcttcggacttgatttttgtacaatatgatgtgagattattgtacgtgtttggcaagtcggaacttAGCCTTTGGccaggcgaaagttacgatacagttatagctctagtctgtctgccggagtactgcatgtgaggtaacatgtggttatcggctcatgagtactcatatttttggatgttgggtagcaggtggttgcccaatatcggcggtgtacttcgtgaggggtaacagatatgtaccagcgttcattagtacccgtattataaatgcatttgggtaaccataagggttgcccaatttctcatgagcactttcgttttcatattttggacaaccagacgGGCCGTCCatcgactcatgagtgcatttatatttgatgtttttgtggattttcgtatatattgatatgcgagttttattgttgtttttactcatacaagctgtaaagcttaccgagtttgtgtttacaatcccggtgcaccaattcgatggtgtagtggatactccgcaggtgtggattagcaggaATTGACGGatcgctcagaggacttgaagatatttagttccagcttgtgtgaggattttgtgcgaCTTTCATgcgaggatttatttgtgagttttgtgagagattatgaggattattacatttccattttatgtaatgttgaatcataaatttggtttgtaataattggttttctgagttgtattgagaactcagtgatgatccactgtgcatttataatgatttcgattcgttgagattgttttagtgttgtacgacttcgaaattttagggtcgttacaggaGTGAACGGTGACgccgatataatatagtgagttctgtatgtgtacaaaaatggtaattacaatatatatggttttctatattatgtgttacggtttttattaaattatgtaattttattgttttcgaTTAATTTTGGCGGATGAGATCGGAAAGGGAGATAATGAACCTTccggtataatggattattggtGTGACTTGTTATATATTATTGTGTAAGAGTCACTTGGTTTTAGTACATAAACATGCatggattgttatattgtacgtggttttaacattgagtcttgttaaaacgttttcagGTTTTCAGACTtggtgatgacatttaaaTTGGGAACCAAGTCTTAGCCGGGTGTTGGTTGCGATCACTTAGAGctttagtctgtctgccgttgTACGTCATGAGGGGTAAGCAGATGGGCtgtctgggtctcatgagtacacatgttttaaaaatgttattattgcatttcttttgtatgtgatgtatgtttaaatgttggtttactcatacgagctaaaaaacttaccgggtttatgtttacaatctcgggACACCAAACcaatggtgtatgggatagtgctgcaggtggggattagcatGCTCGgagagcttacattgaggattTTCTAAGGGTTTCCCTCTTCTGTTTTTGGTGAGAATcgagtgaatattacattttcaaTTGTCTTATTGCTTGTGTGTATAAATTGgtgatgtattattcaagtcgactgagtcatactttgaactcagtttcgatacactgttgttgtaagataatttcaatatatatgagattattttagagttttcatggctcgaattcaaattttaatcattcgaaatttcgggatcGTGACAGGAGCAATTACATCATTTATAATAGATGACAGACTTCTTCATGGGGTGCTTACACTTGCCACAAGCTACCATGGCTTGGAGTACTGGATCTTCACTAGAGAGAGTGACATCATAGTCATGACCAGAAGGTCCAAAACGAAAAGATTATTAAAGGGAATTTTTAAGTGCACTCAAGAACCCCAATTCTGCTACACTTTGACCCCATTTGGGAAACTTGTCAATGCATTCCATAAGCTCTGACTCTTCAAGTCTTACCATGTCCATGGCATTGGATCCTCTCCCTATAACTGCCCAGTTCTTATCATTGTCATCCATATCTAGCAGTGCTGACACCTCATCTAGAACATGGTCAGTAATTTCAGGCTTTCCTAGTCGAAGTTTTGATCTATTTATGCATTCCAGCCTAAGCCAGAAGAACTGAGATTTTAAAAAAGACAATACACTGCTTAAGTGTTTATTATCAACCATGGTTATAAGGTTCCTCATTTGCTGACTTGATCTCCTTTTGCAAACATACACCATCTCAAGATTTACTCCAGCACTAATTATAGTCTCCATCTTACCAGTCAATTTTAGGATCCAATCTATGTTGTTGCTCCCATAGATGCAAAtatatctttcttcttctacctGAAATCAGTGCAATCTTATATCAGaatataaaaaacaaaaaacaaaaaccaaaaaaaaattgaccaatGACCAATATGAAGTGAAAGAACAGTGAGGTTTCAAAGTTAAGAATCATTACCCACTTGGTTAAACGGTGGTCAATTGCATCAACCATAAACTGCAAGGTCCAGTTCTGTTCTTGCCAAAGTTCTTTTGCTCTTGATGCTGAAAAAGGGTATGCAATGACGCCCCATATAGTTAGCATGTCAAGTGCATTATTGTTGATGACATTCCCTTGTGAATCCAACACCACCATGATTGGCTCGTTTTTGTAGTTCCATGCTTCTTTTATAAATGTCACCACTGCAGAGCTAAGAAGCCAGGGTTTCCTTATTGAGTACCAAGGAAAGATACTTGAtaggaaattaaaaaaattcgcATCAGCAGCAGTCCATTGAGTGGAAACTGGAATGGGGATCCACACGATCTTGTAACTTCCTTCTACATTTTTGTAGTGAGGATGATCATGTGTTTGCTGAACCAGCAAGAGTGTTTCGTCTATTGAAAGGAACTCTGGCCTTGAAAACAAGAGTATGACTATCTTGCCTTTCAGATCCGGTAGACCAAGCTGTTAACAAATCCGAGTGAGATGGTAACTGTTTGAACTTATATTGTAAAGAGTCAAAACTAGTTTCCATTTCAGCAATATGCAGTTCTGTTGAAGAGAGTATAGTATGAACTATCAGGAATTATAAAGTTTAAAGCATCTCGATTTTTAACTAGTCTTATGTTTAGATGGTGTCTCGAACTAGTACATTACAAACCATACCTTTGCCTGTGAGGAGCAATCCGTGAGTGGTAAGTCATCTGTCATACCGAATAACAGGTTAAGCACCTCTTGGTTGTCCACCTGAGTTTCCTTGAAGACATTGATCAGCTTCGTATGTAGCTTTGTCTCTGCAAATTTTTCCACAGATGTCATGATAATTAGGTAGGTACCGGTATAGCTAGTCCCAGAgccacaaaataaaaatcaagcaAGGATTAATGTGCATCATATTGTAAACATTAACTGGTAATTACCTGTTTGCTGATGACAGATTTCCACCTGCTGTCTGAGGTGACTGTAAATGCTGCGCAGCCGATACACCAAACTTAAGATCTCCCACGTTGTAATTATTGTTGAATCTGAATACTTCAAaagaattaattcattcattttaTCAGTACAAAGCAAACCAATTAGTAAAAAGGAAAACAATTAACTAAAGCAGTAAGTTAAGAGGCTGATCAACGGGGAAGGAATACGAACTTGCTCAGATTTCATGGATGTTGAGTCTGTGATTTGCGAAGAGTATCTCAAGATTCCTCTAATGATCCAGTAGACAGCTATGTAGATGATATATTTTGTAGTATTCTTTGCCTCATGATCCAACTCCACATGTGAAAGGGATagcttttcaaatttaatgaTATACTTTGTTACATCCACCATTGCATTGACTAACAAACTTAAAGCTTTGAATCGAGGTTTCAAAGGACTCAAGTCAGCAGGCAATTGCTTAAGCATTGTGACTGATAATGCCAAGGGGTTACTAGAGCATAGCTGCATTAAAAGCCTGAATTCTCCATAACTTGCTACAAAAGATGCAAGTACTAGTACCACTTTTGCATCCCACTTATAACTTCCAAGCAAATCAAATAATAGCATTGTCCTTGTGTGTAGATCTTCTTCAGTAGGCCATTTGCAAAGTATCTGTCATTGTAACATATTGATCAACACTACAGCTGGTATCTGAACTATATGATGTAGAAATAGGTTGAACTGCATACCTCATGTGAAATCTTACCGAAGGTCTTCCCAAGCGGTTCTTCTGATCGGTCCACTCCCACGTTGTTTACTAAATTTACATCATCAGGAACCTGATAGCAAGTGTTTAATTAGATCAAAAGCTTACATAATTGAGACAGAAAACACGGACATCATGCACAGATGTACTTGTTCTACCAGACCACatgtactatatatatagatatatatatatatctgcagTGCATTTCTCTACATCGGTTTTATTCAGTAACAATCTTGTTCTAAGGgacccaaaaagaaaaataaattcttgTTTAAAATGTACTGCAGATGTGTTACAAATGAGCAATTACTTCATCAGCTGAAGTGTATAGCATGATGTTCTCCACTGCACAGAGAAACAGGTCAGAATCAAAATAACGACCATCGGGATCATGGCTAAGCAGTAGCTTCTTAATCAGGGCTTCTTCTCCTAAAGATGATATCGACTGTGGCAAGAAGGGATCACTTCCCGGCATGCTCATGCTGGTCAAGGTGATATTAGTGAACCAACGGAGAAGTAATGCATGAGTGAGCTACCATGAGCTAGCTTATCAGCTTTATGCAAAGTAGTAAAGATGAAGAAAACCCGGTGAATGCTACAACTTGGTTTAAACTGAAAAAATCTAGCTCTCTATCTCTGTCTCACTGTTTTACAATTTCTAAAACTAATTCCACGAGACCACCTTTTGAGAAAGGTTGCTACTTCAAGATGTTTGTGTACACCAGACTCAAATTTAAAGCTTGTTCCTTTAATTTGCACTTTGCTTTATAGTAGTTGTGAGGAATGCAAGAGCAAATATTCTGTGGTGCAGTCCGAGAATATTGTAATTTGTTACGAGTGAAGTACTTGAGGTATGCCTCGAAGCAACATCTCAAAAACAAAAGGGCCTTCGGCCTTCAAGGAGTTCAAGCCATAGATAATAGATATTACAGGAGTAAAGGTTAATTAAAGGATATCAAAAAAAGATAAACCTGCAGACTAGATATTAATAACATGTCTCCATATATATTGAGACACTGTTCAAGTTTCACATTTCCCTAAATTAGTAACATTTAACTGTAGTATTGCTTTTCGAGCTTAAAGTTGAAGTCTTGGAAAATCTGATTCATTGGTGTGACTGAAGTGATTCTGAGGTTTAGTCACTTGAGCTACAAGTTATGCCTGAACAGCAGAGAAGGGATCAAGATTTTCAATGCATGCAGCTCTATTGAAAACCCTTTATAAAAAATATGTTGATTTTAGAGATTTTGTTGCACTTTAAGCTAGccttccaaattcacataaagCCGGAAGTTCTATAGTAATCCTCCGCAGTCAGGACTCAAGAACTATTAGATTAGTCACTAATTTTTCATTCATCTCAAACCATGAACTAATCCAAGGACAACTACGTTTTTGGGTGATATTCATACCAAAGTGCCATGAATGCTATCAGATAATCAATTTCATCTTTGGCTGCATTTGGCTGAGTAACAACTAACTAAAGAGGCGGTCTTTAAGGGTTTATAGATGCAATTTTCAGCTTATGATTGGAAACTCATATGTGCTTCTGACAAAAGCACTTCCAACCACTGTCAACTACCATTTATTACATGGTGTTTAGCTTAATTTTCTATACTCCTTGACCGCGTTTAATTCAAAGCCTGCAAATGTCCCCTACTCAGTAATCAAGATTCTCTTAATTACTATTACTAACCACCTTTTAAATCACTCTCCAAGTTCCAACAACCTTTATCAGCAAGCAACATCTTCAACTTTAATCACTGGGTCAAAGTGTCAAATTATTAGGTGatatcattaattataggtCCTTACCAATGCAGTTCATATTGACCTCTGCTAATTAAGTACTAACCAAACCAATGCTTGGCAGAATAAGCAAACATAAACCTGACCAAATTCATGGGTGTTTCCTCTGCAATGATTCTGAACTGGCTACATTTCTGGGATGTAGCAGCTGCCTTGTTGGGCCTGTTCATATGTAGTTGCTTGCTTCAGAAGTTTACCAACAGAAATGGTCCAATGTTATGGCCAGTTTTGGGGATTACACCCTGTTTTTTTATAAATGCACACGCATTGTATGATTGGGCTACCATGGCTCTGATCAAAGCAGGGGGAACATTCCACTACAGAGGAGTGTGGTTCGGAGGGTCCCATGGGATCATAACACTTGATCCTTCAAATATTGAGTACATGCTCAAAACAAGGTTCAGCAACTTCCCAAAAGGCAAGTATTACAGGGAGAGGTTTCATGATTTTCTTGGGGATGGTATTTTCAATGCAGACAATGAGCTGTGGAAGGACCAGAGGAGGTTGGCAACTTTGGAGATGCATTCCAGTCGTTTCATGGAGCATTCGTTTTGGTCCATGCAAGAGCTGGTGCACAAGAAGCTGTTGAAGTTGATGGAGAAAGTGGTGGTATCAGGGAGTTGCATTGATCTTCAAGAAGTGCTTCTTCGGTTTACTTTCGACAACATTTGCTCTGTAGCTCTTGGAGTTGATTCAGGGTGTTTGGACCTTGATTTGCCCCAACTTCCCTTTGTGAAGGCCTTTGAAGAAGCTACTGAGCTCACTGTGTTCAGATTCATGGTGCCACCTTTTGTTTGGAAGCCAATGAAGTTGTTTGGAATTGGGTTCGAGAAGAGGCTCAAGGAAGCAACTAAAACAGTGCATTGTTTTGCTGAAAGTACAGTGAAGGATCGAAGAGAAGAAATGACGAGGCTCGGTAGCTTGAAAGATCGTTTTGATCTCTTGTCAAGGCTTTTGGAAAACGAAAAGCAACATTTTTCGGATAAGTTACTGAGCGATTTCTGCATAAGTTTCATTTTGGCTGGAAGGGATACAAGCTCTGTAGGATTGGCATGGTTTTTTTGGTTGGTACAGAAGCATCCTGAAGTGGAAAACAAAATCCTCAAAGAAATCAATGAAATTTTAGGCCAGCGCCAATGTAACCAGAAGGGAGAACCAGATGGTGTAACAGTTTTTACAGTGGAAGAACTAAAGAAGATGGTCTATTTACAAGCAGTGTTGTCAGAATCTTTAAGGCTTTACCCACCGGTGCCAATTGACATCAAAGAAGTCGTAGAAGATGATGTGTTTCCAGATGGTAACATCGTCAAAAAGGGAGCTCGAGTTCTCTACTGCATTTACTCCATGGCTCGAATGGAGTCGATTTGGGGACAAGACTGCTGCGAGTTCAAGCCTGAAAGATGGATTAACAATAATGGTGAGCTAGTCAGTGAGAATCAATTCAAATATGCTGTCTTCAATGGGGGTCCAAGGTTTTGTTTGGGGAAGAAGTTTGCTTACATGCAAATGAAAATGGTGGCTGCAGCCATTCTGCTCAGATATGAAGTTAAGGTTGTTGAAGGTCAAGATGTTGTTCCAAAGACGACAACCACACTTTACATGCAGAATGGCTTGCTGGTGGGTCTTAAGCCTAGGCTGGTGACTACTATTGTGTAATGCTTAAGGTAACCCTATCATAAATTTGAAGCTAAGTTGTGCCATGTATTTGGGCTATGAGAAGGTTCTATCCTCCCAGAATACTAAATCAAAGAATGCAGCATCATTACTGTTTGAAATAAGCTTAGCAGGCTAGCATCACatcatatttacatttaactGATAATTACATATTTTCGTACATTTAACTGCTTACTGCCTTCACAAATAACTTATTTCTTTACAGATTTGTACTATTTTTAATACTTATGATCAAATAGTATATCTACACTTCATAACACATTCATTCCAATCATATCCAAGACAGAATTGACCTGGATAATGGGACTTGTAGGCTTGGAATTTATCGTGCTATCAACAAGACTGAACCATTGGCTTCCTGGGTCACATGAACTATCTTTGCTTAAGCATTTGCAGGAATTTGTGACGATGGTGTTGTCGGAGTCTACATCTAGGCAAACTTTAGTACCGTCTGGGGTCATAGACTGGAGGTGCAATTTAGAATCTGAAATGGTTTcccattgtgaatttgtgcCCGTACAAATTATTCCAACTGCTGCTGGTTGTCCTAGTTGATCAGCTTGTATGCAGAAATATGTTCCTTTAAGCGCTAGGACCTTCCTGGATGAATAGCTCCAGGCTCCTGACTGAGAGCATGGACCCAACTTCAATGGCCCTGTGAAGCCAACTTTGAGAAGGCAAAGGCCTGTGGCTGGATGCAAAATAATCTTATGCTTCCTGGATTGAGATATTCCTGGCCCTGCAAACAACAAAGACACAATCTTAAGCTCGTTGTCTTTACAGCAATGGCATTTGATCACTAATGTGCAGTTGTAAATCAAGCAGTGCAACATGTCGTATGTATGAAAGAATTGGAACACTACCTTGGAGAGGAGATTGGATGACAGAAAGTCGCTGCAGCAAACTTGAATTACGAATTTCACCCCAGTTCCAGTTCAAGAGTCCATAGTACTCATTCATGCCGAGCACGCCACTCCTGAGATAATAACTTCCAACCAGAGTCCAAAGAGCATACTCAACATCAAATTCAGCAGCTGCAGCCAGGAAGCAGTTTAAGTACCTATTGTCATTCACATTGGTTCCTCTTTGGTCAACCCCAAACTCACTCACAAATAATGGGAACCCTTTATCTAGCAAAAACCCTGCCTTTCTCTTCACTTCACCCGATACACGACCACAGACTTGGTTGGCGTTGCCATCCGCCCATGCCTGACCATCTGAAAAACCATACCAGTGCACCTCATATACTAGTTTCTCGGAAAATGTAAGTTTTACTGGTCGGTTGCTAAGGAAAGACAAGTCTGTGTCATAACTCAGGCCAGATAGAATCACAAGCACATCTGGGTTTGCTGAGTGCACAGCCTCAGCTCCTCTCGGCATGTACCTACCGTACCATAGTT
This is a stretch of genomic DNA from Argentina anserina chromosome 4, drPotAnse1.1, whole genome shotgun sequence. It encodes these proteins:
- the LOC126791909 gene encoding protein SIEVE ELEMENT OCCLUSION C — protein: MLYTSADEVPDDVNLVNNVGVDRSEEPLGKTFGKISHEILCKWPTEEDLHTRTMLLFDLLGSYKWDAKVVLVLASFVASYGEFRLLMQLCSSNPLALSVTMLKQLPADLSPLKPRFKALSLLVNAMVDVTKYIIKFEKLSLSHVELDHEAKNTTKYIIYIAVYWIIRGILRYSSQITDSTSMKSEQYSDSTIITTWEILSLVYRLRSIYSHLRQQVEICHQQTETKLHTKLINVFKETQVDNQEVLNLLFGMTDDLPLTDCSSQAKLGLPDLKGKIVILLFSRPEFLSIDETLLLVQQTHDHPHYKNVEGSYKIVWIPIPVSTQWTAADANFFNFLSSIFPWYSIRKPWLLSSAVVTFIKEAWNYKNEPIMVVLDSQGNVINNNALDMLTIWGVIAYPFSASRAKELWQEQNWTLQFMVDAIDHRLTKWVEEERYICIYGSNNIDWILKLTGKMETIISAGVNLEMVYVCKRRSSQQMRNLITMVDNKHLSSVLSFLKSQFFWLRLECINRSKLRLGKPEITDHVLDEVSALLDMDDNDKNWAVIGRGSNAMDMVRLEESELMECIDKFPKWGQSVAELGFLSALKNSL
- the LOC126792385 gene encoding uncharacterized protein LOC126792385 — encoded protein: MDSSTVKTVTPSGSPFWLHWRWPKISLISLRILFSTSGCFCTNQKNHVRSFTVLSAKQCTVLVASLSLFSNPIPNNFIGFQTKGGTMNLNTVSSVASSKAFTKGSWGKSRSKHPESTPRATEQMLSKVNRRSTS
- the LOC126791910 gene encoding glycosyl hydrolase 5 family protein-like isoform X2, which translates into the protein MGATTLLSLLLLASLLTATSALPLSTSSRWIVDENGQRVKLACVNWVAHLDAVVAEGLSKQPLDAISKRITALGFNCVRLTWPLYLATNDSLAAVTVRQSFQSLGLQDSIAGVQSNNPSLIDLPLLKAFQEVVSNLGNNNVMVILDNHVSKPGWCCSSSDDNGFFGDKYFNPDLWIKGLTQMATLFKGVSNVVGMSLRNELRGPKQNVDDWYKYMPRGAEAVHSANPDVLVILSGLSYDTDLSFLSNRPVKLTFSEKLVYEVHWYGFSDGQAWADGNANQVCGRVSGEVKRKAGFLLDKGFPLFVSEFGVDQRGTNVNDNRYLNCFLAAAAEFDVEYALWTLVGSYYLRSGVLGMNEYYGLLNWNWGEIRNSSLLQRLSVIQSPLQGPGISQSRKHKIILHPATGLCLLKVGFTGPLKLGPCSQSGAWSYSSRKVLALKGTYFCIQADQLGQPAAVGIICTGTNSQWETISDSKLHLQSMTPDGTKVCLDVDSDNTIVTNSCKCLSKDSSCDPGSQWFSLVDSTINSKPTSPIIQA
- the LOC126791910 gene encoding glycosyl hydrolase 5 family protein-like isoform X1 — its product is MGATTLLSLLLLASLLTATSALPLSTSSRWIVDENGQRVKLACVNWVAHLDAVVAEGLSKQPLDAISKRITALGFNCVRLTWPLYLATNDSLAAVTVRQSFQSLGLQDSIAGVQSNNPSLIDLPLLKAFQEVVSNLGNNNVMVILDNHVSKPGWCCSSSDDNGFFGDKYFNPDLWIKGLTQMATLFKGVSNVVGMSLRNELRGPKQNVDDWYKYMPRGAEAVHSANPDVLVILSGLSYDTDLSFLSNRPVKLTFSEKLVYEVHWYGFSDGQAWADGNANQVCGRVSGEVKRKAGFLLDKGFPLFVSEFGVDQRGTNVNDNRYLNCFLAAAAEFDVEYALWTLVGSYYLRSGVLGMNEYYGLLNWNWGEIRNSSLLQRLSVIQSPLQGPGISQSRKHKIILHPATGLCLLKVGFTGPLKLGPCSQSGAWSYSSRKVLALKGTYFCIQADQLGQPAAVGIICTGTNSQWETISDSKLHLQSMTPDGTKVCLDVDSDNTIVTNSCKCLSKDSSCDPGSQWFSLVDSTINSKPTSPIIQVNSVLDMIGMNVL